From Mytilus edulis chromosome 8, xbMytEdul2.2, whole genome shotgun sequence, one genomic window encodes:
- the LOC139486978 gene encoding uncharacterized protein, which produces MLQIQASTLKILFICEVTFKMVVSSGKASDAAERSLAVHYANYKEDIVLKKNLDILNRTEKNIVHSVQIDQKILYKRFQDKLHRSKLAYARLYGDKEKERELRAKNLRSLNINVGDSEQDYEFLKKIQPNKGTKPKKTSRVKINIDAVIDDVFDEEAPRLRSRSMSEGSMAPLPVTTHAHPITTRPSSAKYGRNDQRTQCFPVTTLSAKGNTPDKNLLKVPTIDTRPRTCSPKLSGPRSRRNSSVTTKNGNKSPRRSTNLFEHDEHVDHVEMRLRELKTLDFTDKIGNFCESLEDYKSDKNGNIDYYTMRVEASPKVQNLIDIPGTPDEQYQKHFGNLTVKSLTMKKLNFDFSKSDSSQSHLFTPDASAMLRYESSDDSDSDSD; this is translated from the coding sequence CGCTGCCGAACGTTCTTTGGCGGTACATTATGCAAATTACAAAGAAGAtatagttttgaaaaagaatCTGGATATATTAAATAGAACTGAAAAGAATATAGTTCACAGTGTTCAGATAGACCAAAAAATTCTCTACAAAAGATTTCAAGATAAGCTTCATCGTTCGAAGTTAGCTTATGCTCGTTTGTATGGCGACAAGGAAAAAGAAAGAGAACTAAGAGCAAAAAATTTGCGGTCTTTGAATATAAATGTTGGTGATTCTGAGCAGGATTATGAATTTCTGAAGAAGATACAACCAAATAAGGGAACAAAACCAAAGAAGACATCGAGAGTTAAGATTAACATTGATGCTGTTATTGATGATGTTTTTGATGAGGAAGCACCGAGACTTAGAAGTAGGTCTATGTCTGAAGGTAGCATGGCACCATTACCGGTGACCACGCATGCGCATCCTATTACTACAAGACCATCATCTGCTAAATATGGAAGAAATGACCAACGTACGCAATGTTTTCCAGTGACCACCTTGAGTGCAAAAGGGAATACGCCCGACAAAAACTTGCTTAAAGTTCCGACCATTGATACACGACCGAGAACATGTTCACCAAAATTATCCGGACCTCGATCTAGGCGTAACTCTAGTGTTACAACGAAAAATGGAAATAAATCGCCTAGGAGATCTACAAACTTGTTTGAGCATGATGAGCATGTCGATCATGTCGAAATGAGACTGAGAGAATTAAAAACTTTGGATTTTACTGACAAGATTGGAAACTTTTGCGAATCCTTAGAGGACTATAAATCCGATAAAAACGGGAATATTGATTATTATACAATGCGTGTGGAAGCTTCACCAAAAGTACAAAATCTCATCGATATACCAGGAACGCCAGATGAACAGTATCAAAAACATTTTGGAAACCTTACTGTTAAAAGTTTAACAATGAAGAAGCTTAATTTTGATTTTAGCAAAAGTGATAGTAGTCAGAGTCATTTGTTTACACCTGATGCGTCAGCCATGCTAAGATACGAATCATCGGATGACTCTGATTCGGATTCCGATTGA